In Marinibacterium anthonyi, the DNA window CGATGCCCGCTTCGCTGATCCCGACGAGAACGAGTTTGCCCTCAAGCGCCGCTTCGAGTGGCAGCTGCGCAAGCTCCGGGCCCTTCAGGACGGGGTGTCCCCAAAGGTGCCGGGAGACTTTGAAGATGAGTTGCGCTGGAACGAGGACCTCATCGCGGTGCATCTCTCGGAGAAGGATCGGAACAAGGTGCTACGCCGTGCGCGCCGGGTAATGGGCGCGCGCGCCAAGGTGTCCGGGCTCAGCCATCTCAGTTCGGATGACCGGCGCGCGCTCGAGGCGTTCCGCGGCGGGGCAGATCTGATCGGCATCGTCAACGAACATCGCGCCGATGAGATCGCCGCGGCCATTCATGCCGAGATGCCCTGGATGGCGGCCGCGACTGACTTCCTCTGGAAAGCGATGCGTCGCTCGGTGCGGGTGGGGGAGCCTGGATTCCGTCTGCCGCCCGTGCTGCTCGATGGCCCGCCGGGGATCGGCAAGAGCGTGTGGTCGCGCGAGCTCGGGCGCCATCTCGGGGTGCCGCGCTGTGGGATCGAAGGGACTGCCGAGCAAGCCTCTTTCGTCGTGA includes these proteins:
- the lon_3 gene encoding Lon protease is translated as MTKIKFIDARFADPDENEFALKRRFEWQLRKLRALQDGVSPKVPGDFEDELRWNEDLIAVHLSEKDRNKVLRRARRVMGARAKVSGLSHLSSDDRRALEAFRGGADLIGIVNEHRADEIAAAIHAEMPWMAAATDFLWKAMRRSVRVGEPGFRLPPVLLDGPPGIGKSVWSRELGRHLGVPRCGIEGTAEQASFVVNGSQRGWGSAFPGRPLQTILQSLCANPIVVIDEIEKAGLPTSTKGQAYGLADGLLPLLERSSAVAWKCPYYQVGFDMSWISWVLTSNSLSGLTAPFLSRLDVLRLAGPGKGDLISFAEREGARRGLSDAALGAICEVIDHVAEAHEPNLRHVSRMLSRAEAMASSPLSH